CGAGCCAAAGGGGATTGGTGCGCCGAACACGGATTGCCCGAATCCATTTGTCCCACGTGCCACCCCGAACGCGGAGGCATTCCCGCAGCGAACGTGAGTGGAAACGATGCGCCCGCAAAAACATCCAATGGCGAAGCCCCAGCCGATAAAACAAAAGTCCGGCTCAAAACAGACGAAACAGCGCGGCTCGCAGGGATAGAAACCATCAACGCCGAAGCGCGTCCCAATACGGGCGGAGCTGTCGCCGTGGCGAGGCTCGTTTATGATGCCACGCGCCTCGCTCACATCAATGCGCGAGCGCCCGGCATCGTGCGCAGCCTGAAAGTCGACATTGGATCGCAGGTCAAAAAGAAGGACACGCTCGCCGTCATCGAAAGCGCCGCAGTCGGCGCGGATCGTTCCAAACTTCAAGCTGCACGAGCGCGCGCCACCATTGCGCAAAAGAATTACGAAAGACATGCGGCACTGCAAAAAGCGGGGCTGAGCGCCGACCAAGACGTGCTCGCGGCCGAACAGGAGCTCGCTGCGGCCAAAGCCGAGCAATCGGCGCTCGCGACGGGACTTTCCATCATTGGCGCGGGAGGCGGCGCAGGCGGCTCGTACACGCTCACCTCACCCATTGACGGCGTCGTGACGCAACGAGGCGCCACAGTGGGGAAACTCGTGGGCCTCGAAGAGCTCCTTTTCGAGGTCGTGGACACGTCGGCGATGTGGGCCGAGCTCGACGTGCCCGAATCCGAATTGTCGGTCGTTGCCGTGGGGCAATCCGTGACCGTCGAAATCGATGGGCTCGCGGGGCGCACGTTCAGCGGCAAAATCACTTACTTGAGTCCGCAGATCGATATCGCCACTCGAACCGTGCGAGCGCGCGTTCCGCTCGAAAATGAAGGCGGCGTCTTGCGCGCCAACATGTTCGGGCGCGGG
The nucleotide sequence above comes from Polyangiaceae bacterium. Encoded proteins:
- a CDS encoding efflux RND transporter periplasmic adaptor subunit, with protein sequence MRPVIVAALAALFGLAGCDRTPKDSSAAPASSAQKAPDSENKRCEHGVLGVVCPKCHPKLEAVFRAKGDWCAEHGLPESICPTCHPERGGIPAANVSGNDAPAKTSNGEAPADKTKVRLKTDETARLAGIETINAEARPNTGGAVAVARLVYDATRLAHINARAPGIVRSLKVDIGSQVKKKDTLAVIESAAVGADRSKLQAARARATIAQKNYERHAALQKAGLSADQDVLAAEQELAAAKAEQSALATGLSIIGAGGGAGGSYTLTSPIDGVVTQRGATVGKLVGLEELLFEVVDTSAMWAELDVPESELSVVAVGQSVTVEIDGLAGRTFSGKITYLSPQIDIATRTVRARVPLENEGGVLRANMFGRGRIFVGESRQSVMVPDAAVQRAKDVHLVFVRLTANEYETRRVELGIREGNLVEIRKGVRPGEAVVTTGSFMLKTETLKESIGAGCCDAD